A single window of Flavobacterium sp. 140616W15 DNA harbors:
- a CDS encoding M3 family metallopeptidase encodes MKKIVTILIMATSLTSIQAQTNSTNPLLQKWTGLYGGVPAFGEYKIADFKSAFDVAIKQKKEEIDAIANNPKPVTFDNTIAQLERSGKTLSRVMTVYGIYSSNISTPEFTLVKKDIEPLLAMQSTDFYQNRKLFGRIEKLYNSSDKKKLTSEQQRLIWVYHTEFNKQGANLSDADKAKVGAINKQLSTLFSRFSQNLLAEENDQYVALSTETDFDGLPDEIKKAAMAQAKERKLSAMGCIANTRSFVEPFLTFSTNRELREKVWRMFINRGDNGNEYDNKSTLVEILQLRATKAKLLGYPTFAHWNLTNRMAKTPERAMALMEAVWEPAVNQVHKDVADMQKIVVAEGGKFEIEPWDYRYYAEKVRKAKYDLDQNEVKEYLQLEKLREGMFWVAGELFDLKFKQITDVPVYHPDVRVWEVFNLKTGKVVGLWYFDPYARKGKRSGAWMNAYRQQQKLDGDVLTIVSNNSNFIKGNDNEPVLISWTDATTLFHEFGHALHGLCSNVTYPTLSGTAVARDYVEFPSQILERWLETPEVLNKFALNYKTGKPIPKDLVDRIAKAATFNEGFSTVETISSSLIDMKLHLAGAVAIDPTVFEKETLAKLKMPKEIVMRHRIPQFGHIFSSDGYASGYYSYLWADVISADAYEAFTEAKGPYDKEVAKRLHDKIFSVGNTTDQEEAYKSFRGHNPEINALMKARGFDVSVTK; translated from the coding sequence ATGAAAAAAATTGTAACAATTCTAATTATGGCTACTTCTTTAACTTCTATTCAGGCGCAAACAAATTCGACTAATCCATTATTACAAAAATGGACTGGCCTTTATGGTGGCGTACCTGCTTTTGGAGAATATAAAATTGCCGATTTTAAGTCTGCTTTTGATGTTGCTATTAAGCAGAAAAAAGAGGAGATTGATGCTATAGCAAATAACCCAAAGCCTGTAACTTTTGATAATACTATTGCTCAACTGGAGCGATCTGGGAAAACGTTGTCAAGAGTTATGACGGTTTATGGGATTTATTCTTCGAATATTAGTACTCCAGAATTTACATTGGTAAAAAAGGATATTGAGCCTTTATTAGCGATGCAATCTACTGATTTTTATCAAAATAGAAAGTTGTTTGGTAGAATTGAAAAACTTTATAATTCTTCTGATAAAAAGAAATTAACTAGTGAACAACAAAGACTTATTTGGGTTTATCATACAGAATTTAATAAGCAAGGAGCTAATTTAAGTGATGCTGATAAGGCAAAAGTTGGAGCAATCAACAAACAATTATCAACTCTGTTTTCACGATTCAGTCAAAACTTACTGGCTGAGGAAAATGATCAATATGTTGCATTATCAACTGAAACCGATTTTGATGGTTTGCCAGATGAAATAAAGAAAGCAGCTATGGCTCAAGCCAAAGAAAGAAAGCTTTCTGCAATGGGATGTATTGCAAATACACGCTCTTTTGTGGAGCCTTTTTTGACTTTTTCTACCAATAGAGAATTGAGAGAGAAGGTGTGGAGAATGTTTATAAACAGGGGAGATAATGGTAATGAATATGATAATAAATCGACTTTAGTCGAAATATTACAGCTCCGTGCTACAAAAGCAAAACTTTTGGGGTATCCTACTTTTGCACATTGGAATTTAACTAATCGGATGGCTAAAACTCCTGAAAGAGCGATGGCTTTAATGGAGGCTGTTTGGGAGCCAGCTGTAAATCAGGTTCACAAAGATGTTGCAGACATGCAAAAGATTGTTGTAGCGGAAGGTGGTAAGTTTGAAATAGAGCCTTGGGATTATCGCTATTATGCTGAAAAGGTTAGAAAAGCGAAATACGATTTAGATCAAAATGAGGTTAAAGAATACCTTCAGCTTGAAAAATTACGTGAAGGAATGTTTTGGGTTGCTGGTGAATTGTTTGATTTAAAATTTAAACAAATAACAGATGTTCCAGTTTATCATCCAGATGTAAGAGTTTGGGAGGTATTCAATTTAAAAACTGGTAAAGTAGTAGGTTTATGGTATTTTGACCCTTATGCGCGTAAAGGAAAACGTTCTGGTGCATGGATGAATGCGTATAGACAACAACAAAAATTAGATGGTGATGTTCTTACGATTGTTTCTAATAATAGTAATTTTATTAAGGGGAATGATAATGAGCCAGTTTTGATTTCATGGACAGACGCAACGACTTTATTTCATGAGTTCGGACATGCATTACATGGTTTATGTTCGAATGTTACTTATCCAACTCTTTCAGGGACAGCTGTAGCTAGAGATTACGTAGAGTTTCCATCTCAAATCTTAGAGCGCTGGTTAGAAACTCCAGAAGTGTTGAATAAATTTGCTTTAAATTATAAAACAGGCAAGCCTATTCCAAAAGACTTGGTAGATCGTATTGCAAAAGCGGCGACATTTAATGAAGGATTTTCTACCGTAGAAACAATTTCAAGTTCGCTTATAGATATGAAATTGCACTTAGCAGGAGCTGTCGCTATTGATCCTACTGTCTTCGAAAAAGAAACATTGGCAAAATTAAAAATGCCTAAAGAAATCGTGATGCGTCATCGTATTCCGCAATTCGGACATATTTTCTCAAGTGATGGGTATGCAAGTGGATATTATAGTTATTTATGGGCAGATGTTATTAGTGCAGATGCATATGAAGCATTTACTGAGGCAAAAGGACCATACGATAAAGAGGTAGCAAAGAGGTTACATGATAAGATCTTTAGTGTTGGTAATACAACTGATCAAGAGGAAGCTTATAAATCTTTCAGAGGACATAATCCTGAGATTAATGCTTTAATGAAAGCAAGAGGTTTTGATGTTTCTGTCACAAAATAA
- the tsf gene encoding translation elongation factor Ts — MATITAADVNKLRQVTGAGMMDCKKALVEAEGDFDKAIQNLREKGQKVAANRSDRESSEGAAVSFINADKTKGVIITLNCETDFVGKNEAFVTLAKELVEKAINFSSKEEFLASDFNGMTVAEKLIEQTGVIGEKIEIGGFEILEGAFVGSYVHVNKIAALTAISAAIPNAEVLTKDVSMQVASMGADTLSYKDFDPAFVESELAARIAVIEKDNEEAKRLGKTLKNVPKYISFSQLTEEVLKQAEEDAKAELKAEGKPEQIWDKIIPGKIQRFISDNTTLDQEKALLDQNFIKDDSKKVGDYVKEFNVEITGFKRVSLG, encoded by the coding sequence ATGGCAACAATTACTGCTGCAGACGTAAATAAATTAAGACAAGTTACAGGTGCCGGAATGATGGACTGTAAAAAAGCTTTAGTTGAAGCTGAAGGAGATTTCGATAAAGCTATACAAAACCTTAGAGAAAAAGGACAAAAAGTTGCTGCTAACCGTTCTGACCGTGAGTCTTCTGAAGGAGCTGCTGTTTCTTTTATTAATGCTGACAAAACTAAAGGTGTTATCATCACTTTAAACTGCGAAACTGATTTCGTAGGTAAAAATGAGGCTTTCGTAACTTTAGCTAAAGAATTAGTAGAAAAAGCAATCAATTTCTCTTCTAAAGAAGAATTCTTAGCTTCAGATTTCAACGGAATGACTGTTGCTGAAAAATTAATCGAGCAAACTGGAGTTATTGGTGAAAAAATCGAAATCGGTGGTTTTGAAATTTTAGAAGGTGCTTTCGTTGGATCTTATGTTCACGTTAACAAAATTGCTGCATTAACTGCAATTTCTGCTGCAATTCCTAACGCTGAAGTTTTAACTAAAGATGTTTCTATGCAAGTTGCTTCTATGGGAGCTGATACATTATCTTACAAAGATTTTGATCCTGCTTTCGTTGAATCTGAACTTGCTGCTCGTATTGCTGTAATCGAAAAAGATAATGAAGAAGCTAAACGTTTAGGGAAAACTTTAAAAAATGTTCCTAAATATATTTCTTTCTCTCAATTAACTGAAGAAGTTTTAAAGCAAGCTGAAGAAGATGCTAAAGCTGAATTAAAAGCTGAAGGTAAACCAGAACAAATTTGGGACAAAATTATTCCAGGAAAAATTCAACGTTTCATCTCTGACAATACTACTTTAGATCAAGAAAAAGCTTTATTAGATCAAAATTTCATCAAAGATGATAGTAAAAAAGTTGGTGATTATGTTAAAGAATTCAACGTTGAAATTACAGGTTTCAAAAGAGTTTCTTTAGGATAG
- the rpsB gene encoding 30S ribosomal protein S2 yields the protein MANKIDVKELLEAGVHFGHMTRKWDPNMAPYIYMERNGIHIINLYKTAAKIEEANEALKKIAASGRKILFVATKKQAKDIVADKAKAANMPYITERWPGGMLTNFVTIRKAVKKMATIDKMKKDGTFMTLSKKERLQVDRLRAKLEKNLGSIADMSRLPAALFVVDIKAEHIAIKEAQKLNIPVFAMVDTNSDPREVEYVIPSNDDASKSIDKILSLVTAAIVEGLSDRGSDKEADLLPATEEATPAAEAVEAPAETKE from the coding sequence ATGGCAAACAAAATAGACGTAAAAGAATTACTAGAAGCAGGTGTTCACTTTGGACACATGACTAGAAAATGGGACCCAAACATGGCTCCTTACATTTATATGGAGCGTAATGGTATTCACATTATCAATCTATATAAAACTGCAGCAAAAATTGAAGAGGCTAATGAAGCTTTGAAAAAAATTGCTGCATCAGGTAGAAAAATATTATTCGTTGCTACCAAAAAACAAGCTAAAGACATCGTTGCTGATAAAGCAAAAGCTGCAAACATGCCTTATATCACTGAAAGATGGCCTGGTGGAATGCTAACTAACTTCGTGACTATCCGTAAAGCTGTTAAAAAAATGGCTACTATTGATAAAATGAAGAAAGACGGTACTTTCATGACACTTTCTAAGAAAGAGCGTTTACAAGTAGATCGTCTTCGTGCTAAATTAGAGAAAAACTTAGGTTCAATCGCAGACATGTCTAGACTACCTGCAGCATTGTTCGTAGTAGATATTAAAGCTGAACATATCGCAATAAAAGAAGCACAAAAATTAAACATTCCAGTTTTTGCAATGGTGGATACTAACTCTGATCCAAGAGAAGTAGAGTATGTAATCCCATCAAATGATGATGCTTCTAAATCAATTGATAAAATTTTATCTTTAGTTACAGCTGCAATCGTTGAAGGTCTTTCTGACAGAGGTTCTGACAAAGAGGCTGACTTATTGCCTGCTACAGAAGAAGCAACTCCAGCTGCTGAAGCTGTTGAAGCTCCTGCTGAAACAAAAGAATAA
- the rpsI gene encoding 30S ribosomal protein S9, with product MGVIHKIGRRKTAVARVYVSEGTGKITVNKKEFATYFPTATLQYKVLQPMSMTENVNNFDVKVNVYGGGSTGQAEAVRMALARVMCEVNAENRAILKPEGLLTRDPRMVERKKFGQKKARKRFQFSKR from the coding sequence ATGGGAGTTATTCACAAAATCGGTAGAAGAAAAACCGCTGTTGCACGTGTTTATGTTTCAGAAGGAACAGGAAAAATCACTGTAAACAAAAAAGAATTCGCAACCTATTTCCCAACTGCAACTTTGCAATACAAAGTTTTACAACCAATGTCTATGACAGAAAATGTAAACAACTTTGATGTGAAAGTAAACGTTTACGGAGGTGGTTCAACTGGTCAAGCAGAAGCTGTAAGAATGGCATTAGCACGTGTTATGTGTGAAGTAAATGCTGAAAACAGAGCTATCTTAAAACCAGAAGGTTTATTAACAAGAGATCCAAGAATGGTTGAACGTAAGAAATTCGGTCAGAAGAAAGCTCGTAAGAGATTCCAATTCTCTAAACGTTAA
- the rplM gene encoding 50S ribosomal protein L13, producing MDALSYKTVSTSKATVTKEWIVVDAEGHNLGRLASKVAMILRGKYKPSYTPHVDCGDNVIVINSEKINLTGTKMDDKIYMRHTGYPGGQRTLTAKVLQSKNPALLVEKAVKGMLPKNKLGAELFRNLNVVVGSEHKQGAQKPRTVNLNDLK from the coding sequence ATGGACGCATTAAGCTACAAAACGGTTTCAACTAGCAAAGCCACTGTAACTAAAGAGTGGATTGTTGTTGACGCTGAAGGTCATAACTTAGGACGTCTTGCTTCAAAGGTTGCAATGATCTTAAGAGGTAAGTACAAGCCTAGTTACACACCGCACGTTGACTGTGGAGATAACGTAATTGTTATCAACTCAGAAAAAATTAACCTTACAGGTACAAAAATGGATGACAAAATTTACATGCGTCATACAGGTTACCCAGGAGGACAAAGAACTTTAACTGCTAAAGTATTGCAATCAAAAAACCCTGCATTATTAGTAGAAAAAGCAGTAAAAGGAATGTTACCTAAGAACAAATTAGGAGCTGAACTTTTCAGAAATTTAAATGTTGTTGTAGGATCTGAGCACAAACAAGGAGCTCAAAAACCTAGAACTGTTAACCTAAACGATCTTAAGTAA
- a CDS encoding ferritin-like domain-containing protein has translation MNILKFIETFADERVMRSTGSRRDSFTQFGNIGKTLAIASIPFGLSSLANKALAKDITATPATPIGALQFALTLEYLEDEFYAMALDSGVIPASENGGRDLKVFQQIAAHESDHVKFLIAGLGGPASANFVPKPTFDFTVGGAFDPFNDYPTFLALAQAFEDTGVRAYKGQAGNLISTPDLLTAALQIHSVEARHASEVRRLRGLKGWISGNERGAGMPVETQAVYNGEELTVQAGYNTATLFGAAAGSEAYDEPLTTQQVVDIANLFIV, from the coding sequence ATGAATATATTAAAATTTATAGAAACCTTTGCTGACGAAAGAGTAATGAGAAGTACAGGTTCAAGAAGAGATAGCTTTACACAATTTGGTAATATCGGAAAAACCTTGGCGATCGCCTCAATTCCGTTTGGATTATCTTCATTAGCTAATAAAGCTTTAGCCAAAGATATAACTGCAACTCCAGCAACTCCTATAGGTGCACTACAATTTGCATTAACATTAGAATATTTAGAAGACGAATTTTATGCCATGGCATTAGATTCTGGAGTTATTCCAGCATCTGAAAATGGTGGGCGTGATTTAAAAGTTTTTCAACAAATTGCGGCACACGAATCAGACCACGTTAAATTTTTGATTGCAGGACTAGGTGGACCAGCAAGTGCCAATTTTGTTCCCAAGCCTACTTTTGATTTTACTGTTGGCGGAGCATTTGACCCATTTAATGACTACCCAACATTTCTGGCATTGGCACAAGCCTTTGAAGATACAGGAGTAAGAGCTTATAAAGGTCAGGCAGGAAATTTAATTTCTACACCTGATTTATTAACAGCCGCACTGCAAATACATTCCGTAGAAGCACGTCATGCATCAGAAGTACGACGATTACGTGGACTTAAAGGATGGATAAGTGGCAATGAGAGAGGCGCAGGGATGCCTGTTGAAACTCAAGCTGTATACAATGGAGAAGAGTTAACTGTACAAGCAGGATATAATACTGCTACCTTATTTGGAGCCGCTGCAGGCTCAGAAGCCTATGATGAACCCCTTACTACGCAACAGGTTGTAGACATAGCAAATTTGTTTATTGTCTAA
- a CDS encoding ferritin-like domain-containing protein has protein sequence MKNEVKIQEVNPLLNDRRSFLKISGLTLVTTGLLLAGCSHDDNEDMPIYDTTLPGIRNGIFDLGSGDFGVLTYAYALEQLEADFYTKVVNASSFNSVFNDIEKQVLTDLYHHEVIHRDFFKAALTGALPNPSTQLLPSLAFNYGSMNFNSRTEVLATAKALEDTGVAAYNGAGKLIKSPDYLVLAGKIVSVEARHASAIRSLINPNSADFAGDDIVNPTTGLDVAKDPSKILPIAGSFITTPFTAKYLP, from the coding sequence ATGAAAAACGAAGTTAAAATCCAAGAAGTTAACCCCTTACTCAACGACAGAAGGAGTTTCCTTAAGATCAGTGGCCTAACACTTGTTACTACTGGCTTACTTTTGGCTGGATGTAGCCACGATGACAACGAAGACATGCCTATTTACGACACCACACTACCCGGAATTAGAAACGGCATCTTCGACTTAGGTTCTGGAGATTTTGGTGTATTAACATATGCATATGCCTTAGAACAATTAGAAGCAGACTTTTACACTAAAGTTGTAAATGCATCGAGTTTTAACTCTGTTTTTAACGATATCGAAAAACAAGTACTTACCGACTTGTATCATCACGAAGTAATTCATAGAGATTTTTTTAAAGCTGCTTTAACAGGAGCCCTTCCTAACCCAAGCACACAATTACTTCCTAGTTTGGCTTTTAATTATGGATCAATGAACTTTAACAGTCGTACCGAAGTACTTGCTACTGCCAAAGCACTCGAAGACACAGGAGTCGCTGCATATAATGGTGCAGGAAAACTAATTAAGAGTCCTGACTATTTAGTGCTAGCAGGCAAAATTGTTTCTGTAGAGGCAAGACACGCATCGGCTATTAGAAGTCTAATCAACCCTAATTCTGCAGATTTTGCAGGTGACGATATTGTAAATCCTACAACTGGATTAGATGTAGCTAAAGACCCATCTAAAATTTTACCTATTGCTGGAAGTTTTATAACAACTCCATTTACAGCCAAGTATTTACCATAA
- a CDS encoding LacI family DNA-binding transcriptional regulator, with protein sequence MKAKATLKQIAKELNVSVSTVSKALNDSPEISEQTKIKIKEYAKLKNYKPNVIGLNLKNRKTKTIGVIIPNILNSFFAKVFSGIEKVADKKGYNVITCISNESLEKEIHTLEMLSNGTIDGFILSVSEEAQKLQEYNHFKEIINDGTPIVMFDRIAEGVECDKVIVDDFDSALNSTQHLINLGCKNIALISSVDNLSVGKLRADGYLKALENNNIPVNENIILRTDSEEDMKSKIDAIFDHKIDAIFALDENDSVAALRVSLKKGYRVPEDISIIGFADGILASRRLSPSLTTISQHGIEIGEVAAKRLISRLEEKEGESSDYETIVIKTKLKERESSRKSK encoded by the coding sequence ATGAAAGCTAAAGCAACTCTAAAACAAATCGCAAAAGAACTTAATGTTTCCGTGTCTACAGTTTCTAAGGCACTTAATGATAGTCCTGAAATTAGTGAGCAGACTAAAATAAAAATTAAAGAGTATGCCAAACTAAAAAATTACAAACCGAATGTTATTGGTTTGAATTTAAAAAACCGTAAAACAAAAACGATTGGGGTTATTATACCTAATATATTAAACTCATTTTTTGCCAAAGTTTTTAGTGGTATCGAAAAAGTAGCAGATAAAAAAGGATATAATGTAATTACATGTATTTCGAATGAGTCTTTGGAAAAAGAAATTCATACACTCGAAATGTTGAGTAACGGAACGATTGATGGTTTTATATTATCAGTTTCTGAAGAGGCACAAAAATTACAAGAATACAATCACTTTAAAGAAATTATAAATGACGGAACGCCAATTGTAATGTTTGATAGGATTGCAGAAGGTGTAGAGTGTGATAAAGTGATAGTTGATGATTTTGATTCCGCTTTAAATTCAACGCAGCATTTAATTAATTTAGGATGCAAAAATATCGCCTTAATTTCTTCAGTAGATAACTTAAGTGTTGGGAAGTTGAGAGCTGATGGATATCTAAAAGCTTTAGAGAATAATAATATTCCTGTAAATGAGAATATCATTCTTCGTACCGATTCAGAGGAAGATATGAAAAGTAAAATTGATGCTATTTTTGACCATAAAATCGATGCTATTTTTGCTTTAGATGAAAATGATTCAGTAGCAGCTTTAAGAGTTAGTTTGAAAAAAGGATATAGAGTTCCAGAAGATATATCAATAATAGGTTTTGCTGATGGAATTTTGGCTTCAAGACGTTTGTCACCAAGTTTAACAACGATAAGTCAACACGGAATAGAAATTGGGGAAGTTGCTGCCAAACGATTAATCTCAAGATTAGAAGAAAAAGAAGGGGAAAGCAGTGATTACGAAACGATAGTAATCAAAACCAAACTGAAAGAAAGGGAGTCATCAAGAAAATCTAAATAA
- a CDS encoding DUF2004 domain-containing protein yields the protein MINYNFPYFEEINSQELKEYYSVEVDFNDTKISIDLNFENDSIDQPSIETIKIFLENIKKFDKQNRSYIEDDLKEEDGETRDYINFYFDELEQVEISKIIDLDNTNTSKEILLLNELKLNRVGLYPDGKYNTTYYGVFDYSIDIDGEPCDQLLVVKTNEKGNLDQITWES from the coding sequence ATGATAAATTATAACTTTCCATACTTTGAAGAAATCAATTCACAAGAGTTAAAAGAATACTATTCCGTAGAAGTTGATTTTAACGATACAAAAATAAGTATTGATTTAAACTTTGAAAATGATTCAATTGACCAACCCTCAATAGAAACAATTAAAATTTTCCTTGAAAACATCAAGAAATTTGACAAACAGAATAGGTCTTATATTGAAGATGATTTAAAAGAAGAAGATGGGGAAACTCGAGACTATATAAACTTTTATTTTGATGAACTTGAGCAAGTTGAGATATCAAAAATCATAGACTTAGATAACACAAATACTTCAAAAGAGATTTTACTTCTCAATGAATTAAAACTAAATAGAGTTGGGCTTTATCCTGATGGTAAATACAACACAACCTATTATGGAGTCTTTGACTATTCGATAGATATTGATGGAGAACCTTGTGATCAACTTTTAGTAGTTAAAACAAATGAAAAAGGAAATCTAGATCAAATTACTTGGGAAAGTTAA
- the polA gene encoding DNA polymerase I — protein sequence MSTQKRLFLLDAYALIFRGYYAFIKNPRINSKGMDTSAIMGFMNSLLDVIKREKPDHLAVAFDKGGSALRNEIFPEYKANRDVTPEAIKIAVPYIHELLKAMHIPIIEVAGYEADDLIGTIAKQAEKENYKVFMVTPDKDFAQLVSENIFMYKPARMGNGIEIWGVPEVLAKFEIERPEQVIDFLGMMGDAADNIPGLPGVGEVTAKKLLKEYGSMENLLANTDKLKGKMKENIEANAEKGLLSKTLATILLDCPVTFNETDYELTRPDIEKTDAIFQELEFRRMAEQFDNLFKADGSGLTATAATPDPKLYKKPLPKAFGTKNEDQFDLFGSATTDEENPEAQRTSFYSNLENTPHSYQIVQGDLGLKLLLQNLQKQTAVCFDTETTGLNALHAELVGISFSYEKGKGFYIPFPENQDEAKALIEKFIPFFENEAIEKIGQNLKYDLKILLNYGVSVKGKLFDTMIAHYLINPDMRHNMDILSETYLKYSPKSIEDLIGKKGKNQKSMREVALEDIKEYAVEDADVTLQLKEIFTTELDKTETKKLFDEIEIPLVSVLAAMETEGIRLDVDFLKSLSEELGNDIKTLEAKIYEIAGEQFNLASPKQLGDILFDKLKIGGAKQKKTKTGQYATGEEILSYLAKDNEIVAAILDWRSLVKLQNTYVEALPLQVDPVSKRVHTDYMQTVAATGRLSSNNPNLQNIPIRTERGRQIRKAFIARDENYTLISADYSQIELRIIAALSGEENMIKAFQNHEDIHKSTASKVFNVALEEVTREQRSHAKTVNFGIIYGVSAFGLSNQTSLSRSESATLIEAYYKTYPRLKSYIQEQIDFARENGYVQTILGRRRYLKDINSQNAIVRGGAERNAVNAPIQGSAADVIKIAMINIHKKLRDENWKSKMLLQVHDELVFDVHNDELEKIQPMIKHEMENAFTMAVPLEVELGMGRDWLEAH from the coding sequence ATGTCAACTCAAAAACGTCTTTTTCTTCTTGATGCTTACGCTTTAATTTTTCGTGGTTATTATGCTTTTATAAAAAACCCGCGAATTAACTCCAAAGGGATGGATACCTCTGCAATTATGGGATTCATGAATTCCCTTTTGGATGTAATAAAAAGAGAAAAACCAGATCATTTGGCTGTAGCTTTTGATAAAGGAGGAAGCGCATTGCGTAACGAGATATTCCCAGAGTACAAAGCCAACCGTGATGTAACTCCTGAAGCTATAAAAATTGCTGTACCTTATATACATGAATTATTAAAAGCAATGCATATCCCTATTATAGAAGTCGCTGGCTATGAAGCCGATGATTTAATAGGAACTATTGCTAAACAAGCCGAAAAAGAAAACTACAAGGTGTTTATGGTAACGCCTGATAAGGATTTTGCGCAATTGGTTTCTGAGAATATTTTCATGTACAAACCTGCCCGAATGGGTAACGGAATTGAAATTTGGGGTGTCCCAGAAGTATTAGCTAAATTTGAAATCGAACGTCCTGAACAAGTAATTGACTTTCTTGGTATGATGGGGGATGCTGCCGATAACATCCCTGGTCTTCCTGGTGTTGGAGAAGTGACTGCCAAAAAACTATTGAAAGAATACGGTTCTATGGAAAACCTTTTGGCAAATACAGATAAGCTAAAAGGGAAAATGAAAGAAAACATCGAAGCTAACGCAGAGAAAGGTTTATTATCTAAAACATTGGCAACTATTTTATTAGATTGCCCTGTAACTTTTAATGAAACCGATTACGAATTAACTCGTCCTGATATCGAAAAAACCGATGCTATCTTTCAAGAATTGGAATTTAGAAGAATGGCAGAGCAATTTGACAATCTTTTTAAAGCTGATGGAAGCGGATTAACAGCTACTGCAGCTACTCCTGACCCTAAATTATATAAGAAACCACTCCCGAAAGCTTTCGGGACTAAAAACGAGGATCAATTTGACCTTTTTGGAAGTGCTACTACTGATGAAGAAAATCCAGAAGCTCAAAGAACTTCTTTTTATAGCAATTTAGAAAACACACCTCACTCTTATCAAATCGTACAAGGTGATTTAGGCTTAAAATTGCTTTTACAAAATTTACAAAAGCAAACAGCTGTTTGTTTTGATACCGAAACTACCGGACTAAATGCCTTACATGCTGAATTGGTTGGGATTTCATTTTCATACGAAAAAGGGAAAGGATTTTATATTCCATTTCCAGAAAATCAAGACGAAGCTAAAGCATTGATTGAAAAATTTATTCCGTTTTTTGAAAATGAAGCAATCGAAAAAATTGGTCAGAATTTAAAATACGATTTAAAAATATTATTGAATTATGGTGTTTCGGTAAAAGGAAAACTATTCGATACTATGATTGCACATTACCTGATTAATCCAGATATGCGCCATAATATGGATATTTTATCAGAAACTTATTTAAAATATTCTCCAAAATCTATTGAAGATTTAATTGGTAAAAAAGGAAAGAATCAAAAATCGATGCGAGAAGTTGCACTCGAAGATATAAAAGAATATGCTGTAGAAGATGCCGATGTAACTTTACAACTGAAAGAAATATTTACAACTGAATTAGACAAAACTGAAACCAAAAAGTTATTTGACGAAATCGAGATTCCGTTAGTTAGCGTTTTGGCTGCTATGGAAACTGAAGGAATTCGTCTTGATGTAGATTTCTTAAAATCATTATCAGAAGAATTAGGCAATGATATTAAAACATTAGAAGCCAAAATTTACGAAATTGCTGGAGAACAATTTAACCTTGCATCTCCAAAACAACTAGGTGATATTTTATTTGATAAATTAAAAATTGGTGGAGCTAAGCAAAAGAAAACCAAAACAGGCCAATACGCAACTGGTGAAGAAATTCTGAGCTATTTAGCCAAAGACAATGAAATTGTTGCTGCAATCCTAGATTGGCGTTCTCTTGTGAAATTACAGAATACCTATGTAGAAGCTTTACCATTACAAGTAGATCCGGTTTCTAAAAGGGTCCATACCGATTATATGCAAACTGTAGCTGCAACAGGTCGTTTAAGCTCTAACAATCCTAACTTACAAAACATTCCTATTCGTACCGAAAGAGGAAGACAAATACGTAAAGCTTTTATTGCACGTGATGAAAATTACACCTTAATATCTGCCGATTACTCTCAGATAGAATTGCGAATTATTGCTGCTTTAAGCGGTGAAGAGAACATGATTAAAGCATTCCAGAATCATGAAGACATTCATAAATCTACCGCTTCAAAAGTATTTAATGTAGCTCTGGAAGAAGTAACCCGTGAACAACGTAGCCATGCTAAAACAGTAAACTTTGGTATTATCTATGGTGTTTCAGCTTTTGGTTTAAGTAACCAAACTTCGCTATCTAGAAGCGAAAGCGCAACATTAATCGAAGCATACTATAAAACATATCCAAGATTAAAATCATACATTCAGGAGCAAATAGATTTTGCAAGAGAGAATGGTTATGTTCAAACTATCCTGGGCCGTCGTCGTTATTTAAAAGACATTAATTCACAAAACGCAATTGTACGTGGCGGAGCCGAAAGAAATGCTGTAAATGCACCAATTCAAGGAAGTGCTGCCGATGTTATTAAAATTGCGATGATTAATATTCATAAAAAACTAAGAGACGAAAACTGGAAATCTAAAATGCTACTTCAAGTACATGATGAGCTTGTATTTGACGTACACAACGATGAACTTGAAAAAATACAGCCTATGATTAAACACGAAATGGAAAATGCATTTACAATGGCAGTTCCATTAGAAGTAGAACTAGGCATGGGTAGAGATTGGTTAGAGGCGCATTAA